In Myxocyprinus asiaticus isolate MX2 ecotype Aquarium Trade chromosome 46, UBuf_Myxa_2, whole genome shotgun sequence, a single window of DNA contains:
- the LOC127435653 gene encoding armadillo repeat-containing protein 10-like, with the protein MHEICAYRGMGDDNVISRLGSLKALLGIVAGAGASYGIYKLVFGRVADGGNRQKSKSVTVQPGSLMAKVSGFKIVSKTDNLDASADTESSDVHSKSAASLEPRHLTMLLSLLQSSPGPEERRKVLVTLGNAAAFTVNQNLLREFGGLHIIASFLSDPLPEIRVQTLNALNNLSMNICNQEQLKVYIPSVMQLIEMSPVNSDLQLAALRLLTNLSVTDNHQHLMKSSITLLLSLLIVSNEDLQIQVLKVLVNLSSNPDLMDDIVQAQAPASLILLFDSCTSTTVLLHLLYFVGNLRAWRPSAQVAEALRRRQDSLYCVLLDSSSQLHRKLPLLLYHTDEEVTTQVARLLT; encoded by the exons ATGCATGAAATCTGCGCATATCGCGGAATGGGAGATGACAATGTTATATCTCGGCTCGGCAGTTTGAAGGCTCTCTTGGGGATTGTAGCAGGCGCTGGAGCCTCGTATGGCATTTATAAACTAGTGTTTGGTCGTGTTGCAGATGGAGGAAACAGACAAAAGTCTAAAAGTGTAACTGTACAGCCTGGGAGTTTGATGGCCAAAGTGTCTGGATTTAAAATTGTCAGCAAGACTGATAATCTGGATGCATCTGCAGATACTGAATCGA GTGACGTTCACTCAAAATCTGCAGCCAGCTTGGAGCCTCGACATCTCACTATGCTTCTCTCCCTGCTGCAGAGCAGCCCCGGCCCTGAGGAGAGGAGGAAAGTTCTTGTTACGTTAGGAAATGCTGCTGCCTTCACAGTAAACCAG AATCTTCTGCGAGAATTTGGAGGCCTTCACATTATAGCCAGCTTCCTTTCAGATCCTTTACCTGAGATAAGGGTGCAGACTCTAAATGCACTGAACAATTTAAGCATGAACATCTGTAATCAAGAGCAGCTGAAG GTGTATATCCCTTCAGTAATGCAGCTGATTGAGATGTCACCGGTGAACTCTGACCTTCAGCTGGCAGCACTGAGATTGCTTACTAACTTGTCTGTCACTGATAATCATCAGCATCTGATGAAGAGCTCCATCACCCTCCTCTTGTCACTACTCATAGTGAGCAATGAAGACCTACAG ATCCAGGTCCTGAAGGTTCTAGTAAATCTTTCCTCTAATCCAGATTTGATGGATGATATTGTACAAGCCCAG GCTCCAGCCTCTTTGATTTTGTTGTTTGACAGCTGCACAAGCACCACCGTTCTTCTCCACCTGTTATATTTTGTGGGCAACCTGCGGGCATGGAGGCCCTCTGCACAGGTGGCTGAAGCTCTGAGGAGACGACAGGACTCTCTATACTGTGTTCTACTAGACAGCTCCTCTCAGCTCCACCGCAAGCTGCCCCTGTTGCTCTACCACACAGATGAGGAGGTGACAACGCAAGTGGCCAGACTCCTCACATAA